One Niabella beijingensis DNA window includes the following coding sequences:
- the yajC gene encoding preprotein translocase subunit YajC translates to MTNVLLQAQSAGPFGSMTTMIFMFGMIIVFWLFFIRPQAKRAKNQKKFIEDLQKGDKIVTIAGIHGKINQVNEDGTLSIEVSPGNYIKIEKSAISMDWTNQLNKGTTTPAK, encoded by the coding sequence ATGACAAATGTATTATTACAGGCACAGTCCGCTGGCCCCTTCGGATCAATGACAACAATGATTTTCATGTTTGGGATGATCATTGTTTTTTGGCTGTTCTTCATCCGTCCGCAGGCAAAAAGAGCAAAGAACCAGAAAAAATTTATTGAAGACCTTCAGAAAGGCGATAAAATAGTAACCATAGCCGGTATCCATGGCAAGATCAACCAGGTAAACGAAGACGGTACCCTGAGCATCGAGGTAAGCCCCGGTAACTATATCAAGATCGAAAAATCCGCCATCAGCATGGATTGGACGAACCAGCTGAATAAAGGTACCACTACCCCGGCTAAATAG
- a CDS encoding DUF1573 domain-containing protein: MKKGFLIFIAAATLVACKNTSGKTGSATEDSVSAAQKEKALTDSANFTTAVWVDSTFKDIGKVKKGQVVEIPFTIKNTGDKPLVIASVNPGCGCTLGEKPEKPILPGEEGKVVAKFNSEGQSEGSHTKNMVVHANTKPFTESVLNFKVEVVN; the protein is encoded by the coding sequence ATGAAAAAGGGGTTCCTTATTTTTATTGCTGCTGCCACACTGGTTGCCTGCAAAAATACTTCCGGTAAAACCGGTTCAGCAACCGAAGACAGCGTTTCTGCAGCTCAAAAAGAAAAAGCATTGACCGACTCAGCCAATTTTACCACCGCAGTATGGGTCGATTCCACGTTTAAAGATATTGGTAAAGTAAAAAAAGGCCAGGTGGTGGAAATTCCGTTCACGATCAAGAACACCGGCGACAAACCATTGGTGATTGCTTCGGTAAACCCCGGATGCGGCTGTACCCTGGGTGAAAAACCGGAAAAGCCCATCCTGCCGGGTGAAGAAGGAAAAGTGGTGGCCAAATTCAACAGCGAAGGCCAATCAGAAGGCTCCCATACCAAAAATATGGTGGTACATGCCAATACCAAACCCTTCACGGAATCCGTTTTAAATTTTAAAGTAGAAGTAGTTAATTAA
- the nusB gene encoding transcription antitermination factor NusB, which yields MISRRNIRVKVMQTLYACSTETEQITKTPDPSKILDQHFNQTRSLFVYLIYFITQIARYAEKDAHKRASKYIPSAHDLNVNTKLAGSGLLWQILEDKLWEEQVKKEKPEQLVDEELVKKIYNQLVKTSEYHHYISVNQQSKQEDRKIFEFILNDYMLGNEDFIAHIEELFSNWNDDGEMVVQLLQTYLHKPGSVKFQEIVSPDKARFAHSLLTTVTEKNDYLLEFITPKLKNWDPERIALLDMVIMKMGVAEFLYFETIPPKVTINEYIDLAKEYSTAQSGHFVNGILDNIHKELVQEGRLKKTDYKKA from the coding sequence ATGATTAGCAGAAGAAATATAAGGGTTAAGGTGATGCAAACCCTCTATGCATGCAGCACGGAAACAGAACAAATCACCAAAACGCCCGATCCTTCTAAAATTTTAGACCAGCATTTCAATCAAACCCGCAGCCTGTTCGTTTACCTGATCTATTTTATAACGCAGATCGCCCGCTATGCGGAAAAGGATGCGCATAAAAGGGCCAGCAAGTACATCCCTTCTGCACACGACCTGAATGTAAATACCAAACTGGCCGGCAGCGGCCTGCTGTGGCAGATCCTGGAAGACAAGCTCTGGGAAGAACAGGTAAAAAAGGAAAAGCCGGAACAGCTGGTAGATGAAGAACTGGTAAAGAAAATTTACAATCAACTCGTAAAAACTTCTGAATATCATCATTATATATCAGTAAATCAGCAAAGTAAGCAGGAAGACCGGAAGATCTTTGAATTTATTCTCAACGATTACATGCTGGGCAATGAAGACTTTATCGCCCACATCGAGGAATTGTTCTCCAACTGGAACGACGACGGTGAAATGGTGGTGCAGCTGCTGCAGACCTACCTGCACAAGCCCGGTTCAGTTAAATTCCAGGAGATCGTAAGCCCGGATAAGGCCCGCTTTGCCCACAGCCTTTTAACTACCGTAACAGAAAAGAACGACTACCTGCTGGAATTTATTACACCCAAACTAAAGAACTGGGACCCGGAGCGGATCGCCCTGCTGGACATGGTGATCATGAAAATGGGTGTGGCCGAGTTCCTTTATTTTGAGACCATTCCGCCCAAAGTGACCATCAACGAATACATCGACCTTGCCAAGGAGTACAGCACCGCCCAGAGCGGACATTTTGTTAACGGGATCCTGGACAACATCCACAAAGAACTGGTACAGGAAGGACGGTTAAAGAAAACAGATTACAAAAAAGCCTGA
- a CDS encoding co-chaperone GroES, whose protein sequence is MAKKSTVTPLHDRVIVKPAAAEEKTAGGIIIPDTAKEKPQRGTVVAAGPGKKDEPVTVKPGDTVLYGKYAGTEIQIGGEDLLIMRESDILAIV, encoded by the coding sequence ATGGCTAAAAAATCAACTGTTACCCCTTTGCACGACCGGGTAATTGTAAAACCAGCAGCAGCAGAAGAAAAAACCGCAGGTGGTATTATCATTCCTGACACTGCCAAAGAAAAACCCCAGCGCGGTACAGTAGTGGCAGCAGGTCCTGGTAAAAAAGACGAACCTGTAACAGTAAAACCAGGCGATACCGTATTATACGGAAAATATGCCGGTACGGAGATCCAGATTGGCGGCGAAGACCTTTTAATTATGAGAGAAAGCGATATCCTGGCGATTGTTTAA
- the groL gene encoding chaperonin GroEL (60 kDa chaperone family; promotes refolding of misfolded polypeptides especially under stressful conditions; forms two stacked rings of heptamers to form a barrel-shaped 14mer; ends can be capped by GroES; misfolded proteins enter the barrel where they are refolded when GroES binds), translating into MAKQLFFNIEARNKMKKGVDSLANAVKVTLGPKGRNVVIEKKFGAPAITKDGVTVAKEIELEDVVENMGAQMVKEVASKTADIAGDGTTTATVLAQAIIGEGLRMVAAGANPMDLKRGIDKAVSLVVESLKAQSQTVGSDSKKIKQVATISANNDEQIGELIAQAFGKVGKEGVITVEEAKGTDTTVDVVEGMQFDRGYISPYFVTNSEKMEAELQSPYILIYDKKISTMKDILGILEKVAQSGRPLVIIAEDLEGEALATLVVNKLRGTLKVAAVKAPGFGDRRKEMLTDIAILTGGTVISEDLGHKLESADLASLGQASSITIDKDNTIVVGGKGKKADITGRVNQIKAQIENTTSDYDREKLQERLAKLSGGVAVLYVGAATEVEMKEKKDRVDDALHATRAAVEEGIVPGGGVAYIRAIESLDVKVRGQIEDEATGMAIVKRALESPVRTLTDNAGIDGSIVVQKIKDGKADFGFNARTETYENLFKAGVIDPTKVSRVALENAASIAGMLLTTECVVADKPEPKTAAPAMPGGPDMGGMGY; encoded by the coding sequence ATGGCAAAGCAACTTTTCTTCAATATTGAAGCAAGAAATAAGATGAAAAAAGGCGTTGACTCTCTGGCCAACGCTGTAAAAGTTACATTAGGACCAAAGGGCCGTAACGTGGTTATCGAGAAAAAATTTGGAGCACCGGCTATAACAAAAGATGGTGTTACTGTAGCAAAAGAGATTGAACTGGAAGATGTAGTAGAGAATATGGGTGCGCAGATGGTAAAGGAAGTAGCTTCCAAAACTGCTGATATAGCAGGTGATGGTACTACAACTGCAACTGTTTTAGCACAGGCGATCATTGGCGAAGGACTGCGCATGGTAGCAGCGGGTGCCAACCCGATGGACCTGAAACGCGGTATCGACAAAGCCGTTTCACTGGTAGTGGAAAGCCTGAAGGCGCAAAGCCAGACAGTTGGCAGCGACAGCAAAAAAATCAAACAGGTGGCTACAATTTCTGCCAATAACGACGAGCAGATCGGTGAGCTGATCGCGCAGGCGTTTGGCAAAGTAGGTAAAGAAGGCGTGATCACTGTAGAAGAAGCAAAAGGTACTGATACTACTGTAGATGTAGTGGAAGGTATGCAGTTCGACCGGGGGTATATTTCTCCTTACTTCGTTACCAACAGCGAAAAAATGGAGGCCGAATTACAAAGCCCTTATATCCTGATCTACGACAAAAAGATCAGCACCATGAAGGACATCCTGGGCATCCTGGAAAAAGTAGCTCAAAGCGGACGTCCGCTGGTGATTATTGCAGAAGACCTGGAAGGTGAAGCGCTGGCGACACTGGTGGTGAACAAACTGCGTGGCACCCTGAAAGTGGCTGCTGTTAAAGCTCCGGGCTTTGGCGACAGAAGAAAAGAAATGCTGACCGATATTGCCATCTTAACAGGCGGTACCGTGATCTCCGAAGACCTGGGACACAAACTGGAAAGTGCAGACCTGGCTTCCCTGGGACAGGCTTCTTCAATCACTATCGATAAAGACAACACCATTGTTGTAGGCGGTAAAGGTAAAAAAGCCGATATCACTGGTCGTGTAAACCAGATCAAAGCTCAGATTGAAAATACCACTTCTGATTACGATCGCGAAAAATTACAGGAGCGCCTGGCTAAATTGAGCGGTGGTGTTGCTGTATTGTATGTAGGTGCTGCTACTGAAGTGGAAATGAAAGAAAAGAAAGACCGTGTGGATGATGCATTACATGCAACAAGAGCTGCGGTGGAAGAAGGCATTGTACCGGGTGGTGGTGTGGCTTATATCCGCGCTATTGAAAGCCTGGACGTAAAAGTAAGAGGCCAGATCGAAGATGAAGCAACCGGTATGGCGATTGTAAAACGTGCCCTGGAATCCCCTGTACGTACCCTGACTGACAACGCCGGTATCGACGGTTCTATCGTTGTTCAGAAGATCAAAGATGGTAAAGCGGATTTTGGTTTCAACGCAAGAACAGAAACTTACGAGAACCTGTTCAAAGCCGGTGTTATCGATCCTACAAAAGTAAGCCGTGTTGCGCTGGAAAATGCCGCTTCTATTGCCGGTATGTTGCTGACCACCGAGTGTGTGGTTGCCGACAAACCCGAACCCAAAACAGCAGCCCCTGCAATGCCGGGTGGTCCTGATATGGGTGGCATGGGCTACTAA
- a CDS encoding GNAT family N-acetyltransferase, which translates to MDNHIIRPLTEATTDLFIAMKQDFFAIDGYPFDEAAAKELTRYFLTHPEAGQLFMIYDETETVIGFLVLTFMLSFEFGGRVAFLDELYLNDRARGKGYGKYAVNFVKEYAAENGLKVIFLEVEHHNERARRLYESNGFRDHHRDLMIYHHSE; encoded by the coding sequence ATGGATAACCACATCATCCGGCCTCTGACCGAAGCAACCACTGACCTGTTCATTGCTATGAAACAGGATTTTTTTGCGATAGACGGCTATCCCTTTGATGAGGCGGCCGCAAAGGAACTTACCCGTTACTTTCTTACACATCCTGAAGCAGGGCAGCTTTTTATGATCTATGATGAAACGGAAACGGTGATCGGGTTCCTGGTGCTGACCTTTATGCTCAGCTTTGAATTCGGCGGCCGGGTTGCTTTCCTGGATGAATTGTACCTGAACGACAGGGCCCGCGGAAAAGGGTATGGCAAATACGCAGTGAATTTTGTGAAGGAATATGCTGCAGAAAACGGCCTGAAAGTTATTTTCCTTGAAGTGGAACACCACAACGAGCGGGCCCGCCGCCTGTATGAGAGCAATGGATTCCGTGATCATCACCGGGATCTGATGATTTATCACCATTCAGAATAG
- a CDS encoding ABC-F family ATP-binding cassette domain-containing protein: MISVKDLKLAYGKRVLFEEVNLNFTKGNCYGVIGANGAGKSTFLKILSGEIEPNKGTISITPGERMAVLKQNQFEFDDQTVLNTVLMGHKKMWDTMLRRDAIYANPDATEDDYMKASELEAEYGEMGGYESESDAAAFLNGLGVKDELHQMLMKDIPSNMKVRVLLAQALFGNPDILLLDEPTNGLDIETIGWLENFLADYENIVLVVSHDRHFLDAVCTHVADVDRQKIKVFTGNYSFWYESSQLMARQISDKNKKLEEKKKELLDFIARFSANASKSKQATSRKKALEKLDFQEIEPSYRKYPGIIFQPLREVGNQILNVEKLRSATEDRVLFDKVTFSVNKGDKIAFISKDPLAVTQFFEIINGAAKADAGIFEWGTTVTSAYLPIENSKFFQSDLNLMDWLRQFVPPHVTDVDEPFLRGFLGKMLFGGEEVLKKTNVLSGGEKVRCMVSKMMLQNPNVIILDQPTNHLDLESIQSFNEQCTVYNGIVLFTSHDHTFMQTVANRIIELTPKGIIDRLSTFDEYLEDERVKALREEMYA, translated from the coding sequence ATGATCAGTGTTAAAGACCTGAAGCTGGCCTACGGTAAGCGGGTATTGTTTGAAGAGGTGAACCTGAATTTTACCAAGGGCAATTGTTACGGGGTGATCGGTGCCAACGGAGCCGGAAAATCTACATTTTTAAAGATCCTGAGCGGAGAGATCGAGCCTAATAAAGGGACCATCAGCATCACGCCGGGTGAGCGCATGGCGGTTTTGAAACAAAACCAGTTTGAATTTGACGATCAGACGGTACTGAATACCGTGCTGATGGGACATAAAAAAATGTGGGACACGATGCTGCGGCGGGATGCCATTTATGCCAACCCCGATGCGACGGAAGACGACTACATGAAGGCATCGGAGCTGGAAGCCGAATACGGGGAAATGGGAGGGTATGAATCCGAAAGTGATGCCGCTGCGTTCCTAAATGGCCTGGGTGTGAAAGATGAGCTGCACCAGATGCTGATGAAAGACATTCCGTCCAATATGAAAGTGCGGGTGCTCCTGGCGCAGGCCCTGTTTGGTAACCCGGACATCCTGTTGCTGGATGAGCCCACTAACGGACTTGACATAGAAACCATCGGCTGGCTGGAAAATTTCCTGGCCGATTATGAAAATATTGTACTGGTAGTGAGTCACGACCGTCACTTCCTGGATGCGGTTTGCACCCATGTGGCGGATGTGGACCGTCAGAAGATCAAGGTCTTCACCGGTAACTACAGCTTCTGGTATGAAAGCTCACAGCTGATGGCGCGGCAGATCAGCGATAAGAATAAGAAGCTGGAGGAAAAGAAAAAAGAACTGCTGGACTTTATTGCCCGATTTAGCGCCAATGCTTCAAAAAGCAAGCAGGCCACCAGCCGGAAAAAGGCTTTGGAAAAACTGGATTTCCAGGAAATTGAACCCAGCTACCGCAAATATCCCGGTATTATCTTCCAGCCGCTGCGCGAAGTGGGGAATCAGATCTTGAATGTTGAGAAATTAAGATCGGCAACGGAAGACCGCGTGTTGTTTGACAAGGTGACCTTTAGTGTGAACAAAGGGGATAAGATCGCCTTTATTTCAAAAGATCCGCTGGCGGTAACCCAGTTTTTTGAGATCATTAATGGTGCGGCAAAGGCAGATGCGGGTATTTTTGAATGGGGCACCACGGTTACTTCGGCCTACCTTCCTATAGAGAACAGCAAATTCTTTCAGTCTGATTTAAACCTGATGGACTGGCTGCGGCAATTCGTACCACCTCATGTTACGGATGTTGATGAGCCTTTCCTTCGCGGATTTTTGGGTAAGATGTTGTTTGGCGGGGAAGAAGTACTTAAAAAAACGAATGTACTAAGCGGGGGAGAGAAAGTGCGCTGCATGGTGAGCAAGATGATGCTGCAAAATCCCAATGTGATCATCCTGGACCAGCCCACCAACCACCTGGACCTAGAAAGCATCCAGAGCTTTAACGAACAATGTACGGTGTATAATGGTATTGTACTGTTTACCAGTCATGATCATACATTTATGCAAACGGTGGCCAACCGCATTATTGAACTGACCCCCAAAGGCATCATCGACCGGCTGAGCACTTTTGATGAATACCTGGAAGATGAGCGGGTAAAAGCATTGCGTGAAGAAATGTATGCATAA
- a CDS encoding GNAT family N-acetyltransferase produces the protein MDIRNCTPEDLEAIQQLYTAARNLQAERKMVVWPAFDNPFIKNEIAEKRHWKIVADGVLVCNWVITYTDPSIWGDRDRNDAVFIHRICTHPAYRGNRYIDAITTWARAHAAQLGRRYVRLDTLGNNQKLVRHYTAAGFTFLGIVTLTDTRQLPLHYQLEPHCCLFEITV, from the coding sequence ATGGATATAAGAAATTGTACCCCGGAAGATCTGGAGGCCATTCAGCAATTGTATACGGCCGCAAGAAACCTGCAGGCCGAGCGGAAAATGGTGGTCTGGCCTGCGTTTGACAACCCGTTCATAAAAAATGAAATCGCAGAAAAACGGCACTGGAAGATAGTTGCAGATGGCGTCCTGGTATGTAACTGGGTCATTACTTATACAGACCCTTCGATCTGGGGCGACAGGGATAGAAATGATGCTGTATTTATACACCGCATCTGTACTCATCCGGCCTATCGGGGCAACCGGTATATTGATGCCATTACAACCTGGGCCAGGGCACATGCCGCACAACTGGGGCGGCGATACGTGCGCCTTGATACCCTTGGCAATAATCAGAAGCTGGTCCGCCACTATACCGCGGCAGGATTTACGTTCCTGGGCATCGTAACACTTACAGATACCCGGCAGCTGCCCCTGCATTACCAGCTGGAACCACATTGCTGCCTGTTTGAAATAACAGTGTGA
- a CDS encoding aminopeptidase C: MRRKFFLTVVLSVTVAGSSWLHAQDDLIKKISGNSSDSTGFRFTNSINLAVTPVENQGSSGTCWSYSTNSFLESEMIKAGKKPVPLAKIYTARRSYEDKAENYVKMNGAVSWGDGGEPHDVINMYAKYGAVPEEAYTGLLNGATTNNFSEMQALLKSMLDAVIKNPAGVLSPNWKKAFSATLDAYLGPVPPMFTYQNKSYTPQSFAKEVVGLDPNNYIEFISQNNTAYWQKAMMMVPDNWAFQWDYNIPPASITDVIDNALKNGYTVAWGTDVSEPYFSWPNGVAFVPQNPASYVKNISPAQKKELFNGPRTEPEITPELRQLGIENGQTSDDHGMHIVGLSKDQNGKEYYIVKNSWGTGNDYKGYLHVTKAYVQYKTTSILVNKKAVPQSVASKITM, encoded by the coding sequence ATGCGTAGAAAATTTTTCCTGACTGTTGTGCTGTCCGTAACCGTTGCCGGCAGCAGCTGGCTGCACGCCCAGGACGACCTGATCAAAAAGATCAGTGGTAACAGCAGCGACAGCACCGGCTTCCGGTTCACCAACAGCATCAATCTTGCGGTTACACCGGTGGAAAACCAGGGCTCTTCGGGCACCTGCTGGAGCTATTCAACCAACTCTTTCCTCGAGTCTGAGATGATCAAAGCCGGTAAAAAGCCGGTGCCCCTGGCCAAGATCTACACCGCCCGCAGGTCCTATGAGGACAAAGCAGAAAATTATGTAAAGATGAACGGAGCCGTAAGCTGGGGCGACGGCGGCGAACCTCATGATGTCATTAATATGTATGCCAAATATGGCGCGGTACCGGAAGAAGCGTACACCGGTCTGCTGAACGGCGCTACCACCAATAACTTCAGCGAAATGCAGGCCCTGTTAAAATCCATGCTGGATGCGGTGATCAAAAACCCTGCAGGTGTTCTTTCGCCCAACTGGAAGAAGGCTTTTTCTGCTACCCTGGATGCTTACCTGGGGCCTGTGCCTCCGATGTTCACCTATCAGAACAAAAGCTACACACCACAGAGCTTTGCAAAAGAAGTGGTAGGGCTGGATCCCAATAACTATATTGAGTTCATTTCCCAGAATAACACAGCTTACTGGCAAAAGGCCATGATGATGGTGCCGGACAACTGGGCCTTCCAGTGGGATTATAATATCCCGCCTGCGTCCATTACAGACGTGATCGACAATGCGCTGAAAAACGGCTATACCGTTGCCTGGGGCACGGATGTTTCTGAACCCTATTTCAGCTGGCCCAACGGAGTGGCCTTTGTGCCGCAGAACCCGGCCTCCTATGTAAAGAACATTTCCCCCGCACAGAAAAAAGAGCTGTTCAACGGTCCCAGGACGGAACCCGAGATCACACCGGAACTGCGGCAGCTTGGCATAGAGAACGGACAGACCTCCGACGATCACGGCATGCATATCGTCGGTCTTTCGAAAGACCAGAACGGCAAGGAGTACTATATCGTAAAAAACTCCTGGGGCACCGGAAATGATTATAAGGGATACCTGCATGTAACAAAGGCGTATGTGCAATATAAAACCACCAGCATCCTGGTGAATAAAAAAGCAGTTCCTCAGTCGGTTGCTTCAAAGATCACGATGTAA